The genomic segment TTAagggtacagtaatccctcgtcaCTACGCGCTTCATGTTTTGCGGTTTCAGCATTTCGTGtgtttttccaaaatgtcaagtcaacaatGCATGGCAACGTGAATGGACACATAACCTCATTTATGATATGTATTCATATTCGCAGTGGTATTTACGTCCAAGTTATTCCGATGACTCCCTCGACCTAGAAACCGCGCCAGACGTCTCCAGAGCTTCGTGGTATGTTCGCATCTGTTACGCTCGTCAAAACACCATCCAGCTCACTTCCTGTTCGAGAGACAACTCTCAGGAGCACGGAAATACAAggatgcaggaaaaaaatgtgtctaggCTAAAAGTTTTAACCTAGACAAAATGAAGCTTTAGCCTAAAACTTCATTTTCCTTAAGAAGCAACtgcaattacagtaaatgtTTCACACCCACTCGTGCtaggtgaaaatctgcaatatagagaccaatatttttttttttttaagtagcgtTTTTCCTATGTTTTCCAAGTCactctgttgcaacacacctgattcaaatgatcagatcatcagcaagctctgcggaagcctgacattgaaactGTTCTCCATGACCTGAGTTTGAGACCTATGCAACAATACCCCACTGACTGACTGTGTTGTTTCCACTCCAGCTGACCTCCTACAGCTGGTCATATAGGCTCAACGTTTCCTCTCCCTGTGCATTTGCAAATGACTTTTCCACATGTGTGCTTGTCTGCATAAACAGTTTTTCCCCACTTGTGACATCCTTCGCAACACCAAGTCTGACTGAAAAACATTTTCGGACGTCTGAAATGTTGACTAAAGGGTGCCAAAATAACAGTTGGGACCTTGGGACTGTTTCGACAAATGTACATTGTATTCTTTGATttaagtgttaaaaaaatacatacaaatacatatatacaaatttaaaaaaaaagatacagcaTAAAATAGTGGAAatgtatgagaaaaaaaattaacttttgTGTAGGGCAAAGACAAGATGAAGAAAGCTTCGTCGCTCTCCTACATTTTGGTTGCTTAGTTGTGCTGCCGTGTTTGTTTGAATGAGTAATGAGTGTGTATTTGCGATGGTAGATTTTCGATGCTTCTGATATACCCATCccatttttgaagaaaaaaaatccacaaagacAGCTGCCACTTGTCAAACTGCGACTAGAAATATTGGTGGCGTGAGCGAAATTAAATGCTCATGCTAACACTAGTTGGAGGTCGACGCGAGTTGCTAATGTGACAGCTAAGATGCCATTTAACGGGGCCATTCATGGTTCATTTTAATAAATTTGATAGAATCTTAAGTTTCAGGTTTGACAAAATGTGAATCTTAAACTATTCAGGTCGAAATATATCTGTTAAATACTGACGTTGATGACATAAAATGCTAATGCGTGTTCAAAGTTGAAGCTAGCATAGACAACCAGTCAGCTAAGAGCCCAAGCAGCGGTGGTAGTGACGTTAACTTGAATTTGACAACATTAATTTAATTGTACAAGTGCTTTAAAGTGAAAATGTTATGAAAATGTGACGGTCAAAGTCCCCGCCGCCGCCCTCCCCACTACCAAGGACCCTACCCGCCAGCCGGCCACGCCCGCCTCCCCCGCACTGACCTCCCGCTTGTCTCCGGGTGTGCTACCGGGCGGCCGTGAACTTATCCGGTGGAATTCCTCCATtagcggacttttttttttttgctcccactGAGTCAGTCATGGGCTTTTTCGGGGGACCGGGATCAGCCACTGCGGCTTTGCTTCTGGCGGTGGGGTTGTGTTGCAGCCGATGCTGGGCACGCTCGGATGCTCCTCGCGGAGTGGTCCTGGGCTTCGTTTTTGACCCGAAGGCGACGTGCGAGCCGCCGTGCCAGCACGCGGGAGTATGCATCCGCAACGACACTTGCCTGTGCAGCCGTGGCTACGAGGGCGACAACTGCCAGTATGGTGAGGGAAAAACGGTACCTCCGTGATCTACTTCTAATTGACACCTATATGTGATttaatttgaggaaaaaaaagtttattttcacacacttattttcaatatatatataatttcgcTTTTAAAACGTACGGAGCCATTAAAGTGACACGGGGGAGTTTGGTGAAATATGTTTCTCATCTTAACAACAAAGTTTCTcattcaaatgcaaaaacatAAGTTTGCGCGTTTGAATCAGAAACGTCCTCGTTAGGATGAAAAACATCTCTACCTGACAGCGATTACTTATTTATCAGACTATAAGACTTACAATGCTTTAAATGCCTCTCAGACACAACATAATGGTGACAACTTGCAGGTAAAGCAGCAATGAATGCCCTATAATATGTATTTAAAGTCCCAGGTGAAACGATAATCAAACCAGGTCCTGCACAGTGATTTTCACTCAGAAATGCGAACCGGAATTAGTTCTCGTGACACCAATGCATGCATTCAATTGACTACTTTTCTCATCCTACTGATAACCATATTTAAATATTGTTCCTCCATGTCACTTTAGGGGGTGCATTATCatcgaatttatttttaatgaaaaaacatAATGTAATTTGTTATCGATTGTGTGCATGCAGTCAACTGCTATCCTAAATGTAAAAACGGAGGCGTCTGTCTTCGTCCCGGGAAATGCAGATGTCCTGCAGGCTTTGGAGGGAGATATTGTCACAAAGGTAATCATTTTACATTGTAAATTGTCACACGCTCACAAAATTACGTTGTCCAATTATGGTTTGGGTTTTGTGTGGTTTGTGTGTGCAGTGACATGTGATGATGGATGCTGGAACGGAGGCGAATGCAACGCTGTCAACGGAGTGGCCAAGTGTATCTGCCCCTCCAGCTGGACGGGCTCCAAATGCCAAGAgggttggtgttgttttttttgttgttttttttaatgggcccACATCCAATTACATTAGCAGCTTGGCTCACCGGCAGCAAATGGTGCTCAGCAGTGGTTagagtggtggggggggggggcttacttCCTCAGCTGGATTCACAGGCCAGCATTCGGTCAACTGATCTCAGTGTTGCCACATAGAAAAGAGGGAATGATGTATATGATGAACCCACAATATCACTGTTCATCGTTCACATCCCAGCTgtgttgcagattttttttaacaattgattttatgtgttttttttcccagtacgTATAAACGCTTCAATTTAGGGTTCATTGCCGTTGCATGTTGTTCTACAACATATCGGGCAGCAGTAAGCATCAAGAGTAAGTCTGTGTGTgttaaagtagcagttgtttgaaggtttataTTTACCATAATATATTACGGTACTGTTCATTAGCCTGTTACGTGTTAGCATTAAGTTAGACAAAATTTGGTTTGATTGAATGCACAAGGTTGAgttctcttttgttttatatGTCACTTATAtctaaacttcaactgggagtgactATCTTGAAGCAAACACACTATGCTTCTTATTTTGAGACCTGTGCATCATACCAAAGTGACAATGAACACAAAGGAATAATTTAAATGTCTTTTAATAAGTTTGTGTTGTATATAAATCATGTGGGAgggtttttacaatattttaatatGGTCTATTTCAAGAACAGATTTTCACCTATCACAAGGGAGACTAGAAAATGTCCCCTCTGCAATAAAGTGAGGTTCACTGTCCAGACGATACATTTCTGCTCCTAATCATGCTTCTCTGGTGTGTTCCCCAACAGCCATTTGCCCCCAAGGCTGCAGAAACGGAGGCCTCTGCATGGCCCCTGGAATCTGCAGCTGTCCCGAAGGCTGGCTGGGAGGCGCCTGCCACATCGGTAAGCTCGATAGCATACTGATTCCAAACAGGAATGGCCACAACATGACGGCACAATGCACCGTGGGATATATTGCTTTTCCAGGGACCATTGGTGATTTATTAAGCTTCCTCCAACTGCATGTTATGTGACTCTATTTTCTGGAGCCGGTCATGTAACCAGAGTGAGCAAAACTGTGGCTACAGCTGATGCTGTTAGGTTTGGAGTAGAGGAAAACACATTGCCAGGATGTTGAATAACTGAAATTGTGGAGCCTCAAGCATATTGGGATTCAAAAAAGGGACATCATTAGCTAGCTAATCAATCTCAAAGTTGGCTAATATGAAAAGTTAACATTGTCCTGAAAATTAGTTGAGGAACCTTTGTGAAGAAGCACTACCcattatcattatttattttttgtgatttctttttcattagCTATACAAGCTAGCTAGCCCCAACAATTTTCTACCAGTAGCTTGTTGGGATAGATACATTATG from the Hippocampus zosterae strain Florida chromosome 5, ASM2543408v3, whole genome shotgun sequence genome contains:
- the seraf gene encoding von Willebrand factor D and EGF domain-containing protein, which encodes MGFFGGPGSATAALLLAVGLCCSRCWARSDAPRGVVLGFVFDPKATCEPPCQHAGVCIRNDTCLCSRGYEGDNCQYVNCYPKCKNGGVCLRPGKCRCPAGFGGRYCHKVTCDDGCWNGGECNAVNGVAKCICPSSWTGSKCQEAICPQGCRNGGLCMAPGICSCPEGWLGGACHIAECTQPCLNGGKCISPNKCRCRPPFLGPRCEERTRRF